The sequence ACATAATTAAGCAAAAGGACAAAATCAATATTAAAGATTATCTTTGGAGAAATATAATATCCCAAAACGATGTCATCAAAAAAGAAAATTGATACACTCTCTCCTCCTGAGACTGAACAGGATTTTCCAATAATAGGTATAGGCGCATCGGCTGGAGGTCTTGATGCCTTTAAGCAATTTGTTAAAGCCATTTCTAATGACTCGGGAATGGCGTATGTGTTAGTACAGCATCTGGATCCAAATCATGAAAGTATTCTATCTGCTATTCTTTCTAGGGAAACTGAAATCCCCGTACTTGAAATTACCGACGACATTCATCTTGCACCCAATCATATATATGTTATTCCTGAAAACAAAGCACTCACATCGACAGATGGTGTTTTGAAGCTTACTCCAAGAAATAAAATAAAAACAAATACAACAATCGATGTGTTTTTTACATCACTTGCCGAGGTTCATCAAAGTCTGGCTGTGGGGATTGTGC is a genomic window of Bacteroidia bacterium containing:
- a CDS encoding chemotaxis protein CheB translates to MSSKKKIDTLSPPETEQDFPIIGIGASAGGLDAFKQFVKAISNDSGMAYVLVQHLDPNHESILSAILSRETEIPVLEITDDIHLAPNHIYVIPENKALTSTDGVLKLTPRNKIKTNTTIDVFFTSLAEVHQSLAVGIVLSGTGSDGTLGLKAIKEHGGITLAQDQQSTKYGEMPKNAEDSEVVDFVLPPEKMPEKLLHIMQTYKGYKDSEKNLPKDDEDAFNQIITILRQRSGVDFTYYKQTTVR